In a genomic window of Acidimicrobiales bacterium:
- a CDS encoding ribonuclease III domain-containing protein, with amino-acid sequence MALCHRSWCAENPGETSNERLEFLGDAVLGLVVTDHIYGTYDDQPEGEMAKVRAAVVNSEVLAELAGGCDLGAAVL; translated from the coding sequence GTGGCGCTCTGCCACCGCTCCTGGTGCGCCGAGAACCCCGGGGAGACGTCCAACGAGCGCCTCGAGTTCCTGGGCGACGCCGTCCTCGGGCTGGTGGTGACCGACCACATCTACGGCACCTACGACGACCAGCCCGAAGGGGAGATGGCCAAGGTACGGGCCGCGGTCGTGAACTCCGAGGTGCTGGCCGAGCTGGCGGGCGGCTGCGACCTCGGCGCGGCCGTCCT